ATTAAACCTCCAGAGGGCGGTATAACGATAAATTCTGTTGTCTTGTTAAATCAAATCCGCTCTATTGATAAACAAAGATTAGTGAGGCGATTGGGTGAACTGAATCAAGAGACGATGGAACAAGTTAATCAGGCGATTCAGATTAGTTTGGGGTTAGTTGAAGTTGGATGATATCAGGTAAATAAGTAATTGTAGTACAATATTACAAGGCTGGGTTGGGGTGAGAAAAAGGGGCGATCACGTTTTGTTAGTGAGTGCGATCGCTTTGTCACCTCTACCACCCACCTGTGTCTCAATCATGCTCTTCTGATTCCTCTGGTAAAGATTTCAGTGGTGTTTTTTGTAAAACCCAATCGAGATACAGTACGAGAATTTGCATTTTCAGAAAATTGTTAGCACTTTTGGTATTGGTATCACTCAGCACCCATTTACAAAACTTTTCCAGCAGTATTCCAACAACCTCAACTGACTTGTTTACAACCAGAGGTATTAGTGTTTCTAGCATTACGATTTCCTCAGTAGCTTGACTGAGTTCAATGTCGCAATTTTCTTTTGTAGCTATTTATCTGACTTACCTTGACTTAGCCTGATTTACACTGAGTTAACTCTACATTTTAATGAAAACTTTAGCTACACTTGCTTATAAGTATTTGTGGGAGTAGTAAATGTCTATACCAGAGGACTTTCTAAAACAACTGGAGCAATACACCGAATTATCAAATAGAGAAAAGGAAGTCTTTCTGGAGATATTTGCTCGTGGTAAAAGTCGAATCCATGTAACTCAAGAACTAAACATTTCTAAAAGCAACCTCAGTACTTGTCTTACAGGCATTTACAAAAAATTTCGCATCATCGGTAATGGGCCTGTTAAAGAAAGTCGCTTACGGGAGTATTTGAGCAAAAGATACTCACACGAACAACCCTCTGGTGATTTAACTATAGATGACACAGACAATTCTATTGATACTTTAGTGCAAGAAATCCGTAAACAAATCAAACTCTACATCAAAGAAAAGTGCGGAACCATGCGGGTATTAGATATGCCTAAGCCCATTAAGTTCACAGGAAAACAAGGTATTTACACGAATGTCAATATTCTGGAGAAAATAACTGGACGAAGACGACTAAAAATTTCGGAACTAATACAAAACTGCGACCATGATAACTTTGAGCGGATTGGACTTAGCCAAATAAAATAGAAGCGAGTATCAGGATTAGAGGCTGTGCAGCGTCATAGTAAGCTAATGGTATTAGGCAAACCAGGAGCAGGAACAACCACTTTTTTAAAATATCTAGCAATGCAGTGTATTGAGGAGAAGTTTCAAGCAAACAGAGTTCCCTTGTTTATCACCCTAAAGGATTTTGCAGAAGCACTTAAAAAACTAGATATTTTGAAATTTATTGTTCAACAATTATCAAGCTGTGGGGTAACTCATGCCAATGTAACAGTAGAGAAACTGTTGAAACAGGGTAAGACATTGATATTGCTGGATGGATTGGATGAAGTACGAGAAGAAGACACCAAGCGTGTCTTACGACAAATTCAGGAATTTTCTGATCTGATCTGTTTCATACCAATCAGTTTGTAATTACCTGTCGCATTGCTGCTAAGGAATACACATTTGAAAGTTTTACAGAAGTGGAAATGGCAGATTTTGACGAAAAACAAATAGCCATTTTTGCTCAAAACTGGTTCCAATTAACTGATCCAGTTAAAGGTGAAAGATTCATTCAAAAACTAAAGGAGAACGAATCAATCCAAGAACTAGCTAGTAGTCCTTTACTATTGACACTACTGTGTTTGGTATTTGGAGATAGTGGAGATTTCCCTGCAAACCGTTCTGAACTTTATAAAGAAGGATTAAATGTATTGCTGAAAAAATGGGATGCCAAACGCAACATTGAACGAGAGCAAGTCTACAAAAATCTGTCTTTGCAGCGTAAGGAAGATTTATTGAGTCAAATTGCTTTAACCACCTTTGAGCAAAAAGACTATTTCTTTAAACAAAAAACAACCGAAGTATACATTGCTGATTTTATCCGTAACTTACGTGATGCGGACACAGATCCAAAAGTGTTGAAACTCGATAGCGAAGCTGTTTTAAAGTTTATTGAAGCACAACATGGACTATTAGTGGAACGAGCAAAGGGTATTTATTCTTTTTCTCACTTAACATTTCATGAGTATTTTGCTGCAAGAGAAATAGTTGCTAACTCTGCCTTGGAAAGCTTGGTAGAGCATATTACAGAAATAAGTTGGCGGGAAGTATTTTTGCTTGCTGCCGGAATGATGCGGAAGGCTGATGATTTATTACTTTTGATGAAGTCAAAAATTGACTCCATTGTGGCCTTAGATGATAAGTTACAGTACCTTTTACAGACAGTATATAATAAATCTTTATCAGTGAAATATAATCATAAAGGAGCGGTAGTAAGAGCATTCTACTTGGAACACGCTCTTTTTTTTAGTTACTCAGTTCTAGATTACTGTAGTGAACTTACTAAAGCACTTGGATTTAATATTGAAGTTGATCCAGAGATTGATTTTGACGAGAAACTTACTGATGCTCTTGAAATTGTAAACTCTGATCCCGCAGAATGCCTGAGTTATGCTCTTTCTCTTAATCTTAACTTAGAACCTGAATTTCAAAAATCACTTCAAAATTTAAAAAAGCAAATTCCTTACCCTGATGATCCAAAAAAGTGGATGCAACGAGAAGACAAAACTATAAAGCAATGGTTGCATGATTTGAGAAGTTTGATAATAAGATATAGAAAAATTTGTTATCAAGATGAATTAAATGATCAACAATGTGAATTGATATGGAATTACTATGATGCCAACACATTAATGGTTGATTGTCTAAATAGCGATTGTTATATCAGTCGACAGGTTAGGCAGGAAATAGAAGACAGTCTGCTCTTACCAATCAGTGAAGGTCAAAAATAGTACTCTTAGGAGTTATAACTTATCAACAATCGTTAATAACATTCTCAAACGGAGAGGGTGGGATTCGAACCCACGGATGCTTTCACATCACTCGATTTCAAGTCGAGCGCATTCGACCACTCTGCCACCTCTCCAAAAAAAGCTGACGAATACACTTCGGCAGCTGTCAGCTACAAAAGCTGACCAGTAAGCTATTATAACTCAGATTCATGCAGTTTGCACTACTGAACGGGATTTTTCATACAAAATTTCTTCAGCCACTTTGTAGTCATTACCAACCCAGACACTAGAAACTTGGGAAACTACACCATCTTCCAGTAGCACAATCGAGAAATTCCGCAGTTTTAGACCATCACTATCCACGATTCTCGGCACAGTCGCTGCATTCAAATAAACTGTCCCCTCTGGACTTCTAAACACACGCTTTCGTAACACTTTTTTGGTGTGTCGTAACGTGTGGTGCATATGACCAAACGTCACCAGAGGAACGGTTTTACCAGCAGTAAGAGTCAGAGATATCGCCTCAGCTAAATCTGGATCGCCAAAGTCACCACCGATAGGGTGCCAATCTTTACCACAGGGATCTTCGGGGCGATCGCCTAACCCAGAAGGCCCATTATGACCGACAAAAATAATTGTCTCATAAGCAGCCTTTTTGACAGCCGAAAAAATCCGGGCGGCGGACTCATCTAGATCCTTTACACCATACCGTTCTTTGCAGATGTCAGCAAATCTCCACTCTGGCCCACCCCAGGTAAAGGGACGTCCTCCCACCACTGTCAGGTTAAAAGCAGGAATATCGAGTTTTCCATAACCAACATGGGCTGCACCTAATAAATCTAGTTGTTCCTGCACCCAATCTTCCTGAGAACGG
Above is a genomic segment from Fischerella sp. JS2 containing:
- a CDS encoding helix-turn-helix transcriptional regulator, with the protein product MSIPEDFLKQLEQYTELSNREKEVFLEIFARGKSRIHVTQELNISKSNLSTCLTGIYKKFRIIGNGPVKESRLREYLSKRYSHEQPSGDLTIDDTDNSIDTLVQEIRKQIKLYIKEKCGTMRVLDMPKPIKFTGKQGIYTNVNILEKITGRRRLKISELIQNCDHDNFERIGLSQIK
- a CDS encoding NACHT domain-containing protein: MQRHSKLMVLGKPGAGTTTFLKYLAMQCIEEKFQANRVPLFITLKDFAEALKKLDILKFIVQQLSSCGVTHANVTVEKLLKQGKTLILLDGLDEVREEDTKRVLRQIQEFSDLICFIPISL
- a CDS encoding NACHT domain-containing protein; this translates as MADFDEKQIAIFAQNWFQLTDPVKGERFIQKLKENESIQELASSPLLLTLLCLVFGDSGDFPANRSELYKEGLNVLLKKWDAKRNIEREQVYKNLSLQRKEDLLSQIALTTFEQKDYFFKQKTTEVYIADFIRNLRDADTDPKVLKLDSEAVLKFIEAQHGLLVERAKGIYSFSHLTFHEYFAAREIVANSALESLVEHITEISWREVFLLAAGMMRKADDLLLLMKSKIDSIVALDDKLQYLLQTVYNKSLSVKYNHKGAVVRAFYLEHALFFSYSVLDYCSELTKALGFNIEVDPEIDFDEKLTDALEIVNSDPAECLSYALSLNLNLEPEFQKSLQNLKKQIPYPDDPKKWMQREDKTIKQWLHDLRSLIIRYRKICYQDELNDQQCELIWNYYDANTLMVDCLNSDCYISRQVRQEIEDSLLLPISEGQK
- a CDS encoding TIGR04168 family protein; amino-acid sequence: MLEAYGKESGMTSQTTNSKTLKIAVVGDVHDQWEVEDGNALKHLGVDLVLFVGDFGNESVEVVRAIASLDIPKAAVMGNHDAWYTATEWGRKKCPYDRSQEDWVQEQLDLLGAAHVGYGKLDIPAFNLTVVGGRPFTWGGPEWRFADICKERYGVKDLDESAARIFSAVKKAAYETIIFVGHNGPSGLGDRPEDPCGKDWHPIGGDFGDPDLAEAISLTLTAGKTVPLVTFGHMHHTLRHTKKVLRKRVFRSPEGTVYLNAATVPRIVDSDGLKLRNFSIVLLEDGVVSQVSSVWVGNDYKVAEEILYEKSRSVVQTA